One Kribbella sp. NBC_00662 genomic region harbors:
- a CDS encoding SigE family RNA polymerase sigma factor, which yields MAERDKTFVEFVEAAFPSLRRTAYLIGGDWHKADDIVQETLCKLYLAWPKVQRLDNTFAYARRTLVNVAYDGGRRPWRREVTRADISEYAVRSGDFAAGHADRDEVLEALRALGPRQRACIVLRYYEDLSIEQTAEILGCSEGTVKSQVARGLETLRKAIDRRRSPAL from the coding sequence ATGGCGGAGCGGGACAAGACGTTCGTCGAGTTCGTGGAGGCGGCGTTTCCGTCGCTTCGGAGGACGGCGTACTTGATCGGCGGCGACTGGCACAAAGCGGACGACATCGTCCAGGAGACGCTCTGCAAGTTGTACCTCGCCTGGCCGAAAGTGCAACGACTCGACAACACGTTCGCCTACGCCCGGCGGACGCTGGTCAATGTGGCGTACGACGGTGGCCGGCGTCCCTGGCGTCGGGAGGTGACCAGAGCCGACATCTCGGAGTACGCCGTCCGGAGCGGCGACTTTGCGGCTGGGCACGCTGACCGTGACGAGGTGCTCGAAGCGCTGCGAGCACTAGGGCCAAGGCAGCGTGCCTGCATCGTCCTGCGGTACTACGAGGACCTCTCGATCGAGCAGACCGCCGAGATCCTCGGGTGCTCGGAGGGCACCGTGAAAAGTCAGGTTGCCCGCGGCCTCGAAACTCTCCGCAAGGCCATCGACCGGCGACGGAGTCCGGCGCTGTGA